The Leptolyngbya ohadii IS1 genome has a segment encoding these proteins:
- a CDS encoding DUF2283 domain-containing protein — MDKNLIFRYDKVGDILYIDTCPPYADQETEELGDEIIARLNPDSGAIENLEILFFSSRLNSSMSLEXXDXXLLSNWXXKNLMRSPTISPTNQDPAENEGSKGDVGIMELLHLDRQEVGG, encoded by the coding sequence ATGGACAAAAACTTAATCTTTCGCTACGACAAGGTTGGAGATATTCTTTACATTGACACTTGCCCTCCGTATGCTGACCAGGAAACTGAGGAATTGGGCGATGAAATTATTGCGCGTCTGAACCCTGATTCCGGAGCGATCGAGAATTTGGAAATTCTTTTCTTCTCAAGCCGCCTGAATTCGAGTATGTCGCTNGARCWGNCCGATNTSARRCTGCTCTCAAATTGGMMKKMTAAAAACTTGATGCGATCGCCCACCATCAGCCCCACAAACCAAGATCCAGCAGAGAATGAAGGATCTAAAGGAGATGTTGGGATAATGGAGCTACTGCACCTCGATCGCCAGGAGGTAGGGGGATGA